In a genomic window of Pedobacter sp. KBS0701:
- a CDS encoding glycosyltransferase, protein MEILNLTSLFSAALTLIYGFLVLNFIRGWHNLIYFTPQNSDPRTKVSIIVAARDEEENIAKTINDLIAQQYPKALTEIIIIDDHSTDRTAEIVLSYAGSNVKLIKLNEDRALNSYKKKAIQTAIGTCSGDLIITTDADCRMGQDWLVTIVNLYEQKNYKMISSPVAYFQEKSFFERLQSLEFLYLIGLGASTIGNKQPSTCNGANLAYEKTTFYEVGGFQGIDDLASGDDELLLHKIAAKYPDQIGFLKNREAIVYTHAKETLGAFIQQRKRWASKSTRYKNKAIIVLGVLIWIFNLSILANFITGLFIPGFLTVTFYQLLVKMVLETLFLWDVTGFAKRRSLLILIPVLNVLHVIYMVYIGIAGNSGKYNWKGRMVR, encoded by the coding sequence TTGGAAATCTTAAATCTAACTAGTCTATTTTCTGCTGCTTTAACTTTAATTTATGGTTTTTTGGTGCTTAATTTTATCAGAGGATGGCATAACCTGATCTATTTTACGCCACAAAATTCTGATCCCCGAACCAAAGTTTCTATTATAGTTGCTGCAAGGGATGAGGAAGAGAATATTGCCAAAACGATTAATGATCTGATTGCTCAGCAATATCCTAAAGCTTTAACAGAAATTATTATTATTGATGACCATTCTACTGATAGAACGGCAGAAATTGTGTTAAGCTATGCCGGTAGTAATGTGAAACTAATTAAGTTAAACGAGGATAGGGCATTAAACTCGTATAAGAAGAAAGCAATACAAACAGCTATCGGCACCTGCTCCGGCGATCTGATCATTACCACTGATGCCGATTGCAGGATGGGGCAGGATTGGCTGGTTACCATTGTAAACCTATACGAACAGAAAAACTATAAAATGATTTCTTCACCCGTAGCTTATTTTCAGGAGAAAAGTTTTTTTGAGCGATTACAATCCCTAGAATTCCTTTATCTTATCGGCTTAGGGGCTTCTACCATTGGAAATAAGCAACCATCTACTTGTAATGGTGCAAATTTGGCCTACGAAAAAACAACTTTTTATGAAGTTGGGGGCTTTCAGGGAATTGATGATCTGGCATCGGGCGACGATGAGCTATTGTTGCATAAAATTGCAGCTAAATATCCAGATCAGATTGGTTTCCTCAAAAATAGAGAAGCCATTGTGTACACCCATGCCAAAGAAACTTTGGGTGCATTTATTCAGCAACGCAAACGCTGGGCTTCAAAGAGTACCCGTTATAAAAATAAGGCTATTATTGTGTTGGGGGTATTGATTTGGATCTTTAACCTATCTATACTCGCAAATTTTATCACAGGCCTTTTTATTCCGGGGTTTTTAACCGTCACATTTTATCAATTATTGGTTAAAATGGTTTTAGAAACACTATTTTTATGGGATGTAACCGGCTTTGCCAAAAGGCGCAGTTTACTCATTTTAATACCTGTTTTAAATGTGCTTCATGTAATTTACATGGTGTACATTGGCATTGCCGGAAACAGCGGAAAATACAATTGGAAAGGCAGAATGGTTAGGTAA
- a CDS encoding lysylphosphatidylglycerol synthase domain-containing protein translates to MTGRQKKILSLFIKVAIVIFAFWFIYHKLVANKNLHDFSTLLKDIPQIEIIMVIGIVILLMFVNWFLESGKWKYLMSHIEPISFYRAIESVFCGLTLAIFTPNRLGEYGGRVFFLSPRRRIVGIVAMSVGSIGQLVLTNVFGAIAACFFVYRFIPIDKVLFIALVFFAVIFCLFFLIFYFNIRWLNGILLSFKFTRRYKKFYSILARYKKRELFKIITYCFARYLIFSSQYFILFIWLVPGLHYADIVMMTCLLFLVQSALPSLDLFDVGIRSVTAVELFKHVTDQHVAVIACTASIWLINIIIPAILGTYFVFKLNFFGNLKSN, encoded by the coding sequence TTGACAGGCAGGCAAAAAAAAATATTATCGCTTTTTATCAAAGTTGCAATTGTAATATTTGCCTTTTGGTTTATTTACCATAAACTGGTTGCGAATAAAAATCTCCACGACTTCAGCACACTATTAAAAGATATCCCTCAGATAGAAATTATCATGGTAATCGGGATAGTGATACTCCTGATGTTTGTAAACTGGTTTTTAGAGTCAGGTAAATGGAAATACTTAATGAGCCATATCGAACCCATCAGTTTCTACAGGGCTATCGAATCTGTTTTCTGTGGTTTAACGCTTGCTATTTTTACGCCAAACAGACTAGGAGAATATGGAGGTCGTGTATTTTTCCTCTCCCCCCGAAGAAGAATTGTTGGAATAGTGGCCATGAGTGTGGGCAGCATCGGTCAATTGGTGCTGACCAATGTTTTTGGGGCCATTGCAGCCTGCTTTTTCGTGTACCGCTTTATCCCGATCGATAAGGTACTATTTATTGCTTTGGTTTTTTTTGCGGTAATTTTTTGCCTGTTTTTTCTGATTTTTTACTTTAACATCCGTTGGCTAAACGGGATTTTATTATCCTTCAAATTCACCAGAAGATACAAGAAATTTTATAGCATTTTGGCTCGGTACAAAAAAAGGGAACTATTCAAAATTATTACTTATTGTTTTGCCCGTTACCTGATATTCAGTTCGCAATATTTCATTCTTTTTATTTGGCTGGTGCCCGGATTACATTATGCAGATATTGTGATGATGACCTGTTTGCTATTTTTGGTACAGTCGGCACTGCCTTCACTTGATCTTTTCGATGTGGGCATTAGAAGTGTCACTGCGGTTGAGCTATTTAAACATGTAACCGATCAGCACGTGGCGGTTATCGCATGTACTGCCAGCATTTGGCTTATAAATATTATAATTCCTGCTATCTTAGGCACTTATTTCGTTTTTAAACTCAATTTTTTTGGAAATCTTAAATCTAACTAG
- the ruvC gene encoding crossover junction endodeoxyribonuclease RuvC, whose translation MLNEKKERVIMGIDPGTAVMGYGVILEKGNKTELISLGVVKMTHLDDPFLKLQRIFEKTVVLMEQYKPDVLAIEAPFYGKNIQVLLKLGRAQGIAIAAALSRNVPVTEYSPRKIKQSITGSGNATKEQVAAMLQRLLNFKETPEFLDATDGLAVAVCHSFQKITTGGKSKTYSGWESFVSDNKTKVKGLAAKAKK comes from the coding sequence ATGTTGAACGAAAAAAAGGAGCGGGTAATTATGGGCATCGATCCGGGCACTGCGGTGATGGGTTATGGTGTAATTTTGGAGAAGGGAAATAAAACGGAACTGATCAGTTTGGGAGTGGTTAAAATGACCCATTTAGACGATCCTTTTCTTAAACTTCAGCGGATATTTGAAAAAACGGTAGTGCTGATGGAGCAGTATAAACCCGATGTATTGGCCATAGAAGCCCCATTTTATGGTAAAAACATCCAGGTACTATTGAAACTTGGCCGTGCACAAGGCATTGCCATTGCAGCCGCACTATCCAGAAATGTGCCCGTAACCGAATATTCTCCACGCAAGATCAAACAATCCATTACAGGCAGCGGAAACGCCACTAAAGAACAGGTAGCAGCCATGTTGCAGCGCTTACTCAACTTTAAAGAAACACCCGAATTTTTAGATGCTACCGATGGTTTGGCTGTTGCCGTTTGCCATTCTTTTCAAAAAATTACCACTGGTGGTAAATCTAAAACCTATTCGGGCTGGGAATCTTTTGTAAGCGATAATAAAACCAAGGTTAAAGGTTTAGCAGCTAAGGCGAAAAAATAA
- a CDS encoding DUF4349 domain-containing protein, producing the protein MKRNIIAIAIVLTIFGCQNENKKYASADTVALEPLSKESADSTAAEKIIKTADMRFRVKDVQQTKEQLSKTIKAEGGTVAEFSIESTIQETDKVKQSTDSLKEITSYRTQGYLVAKVPSDKLDEFTNTIAKMAVFVDNQSMKMDDQSIAYLANKLKAQNRIDAIEKINKVATKKSANVESSLYIKDDYVDKRIENMQIDNRVKFSTITLNFYQENTVKTMIVANDNLYDYRPAFINRLWLGIVNGWTIFKEIIIAISNLWMLILVGVVIFFVIKHFIRKNKMAMNEATKNMIDQARQ; encoded by the coding sequence ATGAAAAGGAATATTATTGCTATAGCCATAGTTTTAACAATTTTTGGCTGCCAAAACGAAAATAAAAAATATGCAAGCGCTGATACCGTAGCGCTGGAGCCTTTGAGCAAAGAATCTGCAGATAGTACTGCCGCTGAGAAAATCATCAAAACTGCCGATATGCGGTTTAGGGTTAAAGATGTGCAGCAGACCAAAGAACAGCTGAGTAAAACCATTAAAGCAGAAGGTGGTACTGTTGCTGAGTTCTCTATCGAAAGCACCATCCAGGAGACAGACAAGGTTAAACAATCAACAGATTCGTTGAAAGAAATTACTTCTTACCGCACTCAGGGTTATCTGGTAGCGAAAGTACCATCAGATAAATTGGACGAATTTACCAATACCATCGCAAAAATGGCCGTCTTTGTAGATAACCAGTCAATGAAAATGGACGATCAAAGCATTGCTTATTTAGCTAATAAATTAAAAGCGCAGAACCGCATTGATGCTATTGAAAAAATCAATAAAGTTGCGACGAAAAAGAGCGCCAATGTAGAATCATCACTTTATATCAAAGATGATTATGTGGATAAAAGAATCGAGAATATGCAGATCGATAACCGCGTAAAATTTAGCACCATTACCCTTAATTTTTATCAGGAAAATACCGTTAAAACTATGATTGTTGCTAACGATAACCTGTACGATTACCGTCCGGCATTTATAAACAGGTTATGGTTGGGTATTGTAAACGGCTGGACGATTTTTAAAGAAATCATTATTGCTATTTCTAACCTCTGGATGCTGATATTGGTGGGTGTAGTGATATTTTTTGTGATAAAACATTTTATCCGGAAGAATAAAATGGCAATGAATGAAGCGACTAAAAACATGATCGATCAGGCCAGGCAATAA
- a CDS encoding 5'-nucleotidase, lipoprotein e(P4) family, with protein sequence MKKYILIILSLIPFFVTAQNPARDYTNAVLWQQTSGEYRALCFQAYNFARLSLKEALWADTSKKPNCVIVDIDETVLDNSAFQGHEIKKGLSYVPADWTEWTSLAQADTVPGALAFLKFAASKNIETFYVSNRDEKDYAATLKNLQHFGFPYADDAHLVVSKGTSNKEPRRQKISEMYNILLLCGDNLSDFSNIFYRENKNTFGQVNTNQNLFGTKYIVLPNPMYGDWEKPLYQGEKLSDKDKAKQRLERLKSY encoded by the coding sequence ATGAAAAAATACATCCTCATCATCTTATCGCTCATTCCGTTTTTTGTCACAGCCCAAAATCCTGCACGGGATTATACCAATGCAGTACTTTGGCAGCAAACTTCGGGTGAGTACCGTGCGCTATGTTTCCAAGCCTACAATTTTGCACGTTTATCGTTAAAAGAAGCTTTGTGGGCTGATACGAGTAAAAAACCAAATTGCGTGATTGTTGATATTGATGAAACAGTTCTGGATAATTCTGCTTTTCAGGGGCATGAAATTAAAAAAGGACTAAGTTATGTGCCTGCCGATTGGACAGAATGGACCAGTTTAGCTCAGGCAGATACCGTTCCCGGCGCTTTGGCATTTTTAAAATTTGCAGCTTCAAAAAATATCGAAACTTTTTATGTAAGTAATCGTGATGAAAAGGATTATGCGGCTACGTTAAAAAATCTGCAACATTTTGGTTTCCCTTATGCAGATGATGCGCATTTAGTGGTTTCAAAAGGAACCTCAAATAAAGAGCCACGGCGCCAAAAAATTAGCGAAATGTACAATATTCTGTTGTTATGTGGCGATAATTTAAGCGATTTCAGCAACATTTTTTATCGCGAAAATAAAAATACCTTCGGGCAGGTAAATACAAATCAGAACTTATTTGGAACAAAGTATATTGTGTTGCCAAACCCAATGTACGGGGATTGGGAAAAGCCTTTGTATCAGGGAGAAAAACTTAGTGATAAAGATAAAGCGAAACAAAGGTTGGAACGATTAAAAAGTTACTAA
- a CDS encoding ATP-binding protein: MIIRKQLDYALARLFKGKAFIIFGPRQTGKTTFVEQLLAKVNKKTLYLNGDDADIREALAEPNAAQIAQMLAGYEVLFIDEAQRINDVGLLIKIIVDRFKPVQVIATGSSAFELSGKINEPLTGRKYEMMLLPFSYAELVNDTDFITEERSLEQRLIYGSYPEIINDPQNAEEHLKLLADSYLYKDLFTLEDVKKPLLFEKIVKTLALQVGSEVNFSELAQLVKADQKTVDKYIGLLEKSFVVFSLPAFAGNVRNEIKKNKKIYFYDTGIVNAITRNFNPIANRNDVGALFENYMIAERMKFLHQNQIEAECFFWRTTQQQEIDYIEKTKEKFLAVEFKWSERGKNKIPLTFTHAYPDAETLLISKADRGTFLNG; this comes from the coding sequence ATGATTATTCGTAAACAGCTGGATTACGCTCTTGCAAGGCTTTTTAAAGGCAAAGCCTTTATCATCTTTGGGCCACGTCAAACTGGTAAAACTACTTTTGTTGAACAGTTATTGGCAAAGGTTAATAAAAAGACCCTGTACCTCAACGGGGATGATGCTGACATACGCGAAGCTTTGGCTGAACCCAATGCGGCACAAATAGCACAAATGCTCGCCGGCTACGAAGTACTTTTTATAGATGAGGCCCAACGAATCAATGATGTAGGCTTGCTCATTAAAATTATTGTAGATCGCTTTAAGCCTGTTCAGGTTATTGCAACGGGGTCATCTGCATTTGAGTTATCAGGTAAAATAAACGAACCCTTAACCGGTAGAAAATATGAAATGATGCTCTTGCCATTTTCATACGCAGAGCTGGTAAATGATACTGATTTTATTACCGAAGAAAGATCATTGGAACAACGGTTAATTTATGGATCTTATCCCGAGATTATTAACGATCCTCAGAATGCAGAAGAGCATTTAAAATTACTAGCAGATAGTTATCTATATAAGGATCTTTTTACTTTGGAAGATGTTAAAAAGCCGCTACTCTTCGAAAAAATTGTAAAGACCCTGGCTTTACAGGTTGGGAGCGAAGTTAACTTTTCTGAACTGGCACAACTGGTAAAGGCCGATCAGAAAACCGTCGATAAGTACATCGGTCTACTCGAAAAATCTTTTGTGGTTTTTAGCTTACCTGCCTTTGCAGGTAATGTGCGTAACGAAATTAAAAAAAATAAGAAAATCTATTTTTATGATACGGGTATTGTGAATGCCATTACGCGGAATTTTAACCCGATAGCAAACAGGAATGATGTTGGTGCACTATTTGAAAATTATATGATTGCTGAACGGATGAAGTTTTTGCACCAAAATCAGATAGAAGCAGAATGCTTTTTCTGGCGTACCACGCAACAACAGGAAATTGATTATATAGAAAAAACAAAAGAAAAATTTTTGGCTGTCGAGTTTAAATGGAGCGAAAGAGGGAAAAATAAAATTCCACTTACCTTTACACATGCTTATCCTGATGCAGAAACATTATTGATATCAAAAGCTGATAGGGGAACTTTTTTGAACGGTTAA
- the atpG gene encoding ATP synthase F1 subunit gamma, whose translation MANLKEVRNRIASVQSTQQITKAMKMVSAAKLKRATNAIIALRPYATKLKEILGNLSASLEGSSSPFIQEREPNKVLIVTVSSNRGLAGAFNMNVIKAANNLIAEKYSEQLKNGNVSIISIGKKTQDFYEKRKYNVIGNNNEVYSALTFENVTKITDAIMAGFIKGEFDKVEVVYNRFRNAAVQFITTEQLLPLPKAEETPADLKKDKKTTNVDYILEPSQEEIVEQLIPKSIKIQLYKAVLDSHASEHGARMTSMDKATENAGELLKALKLSYNQARQAAITTELTEIVSGAAALNG comes from the coding sequence ATGGCTAATTTAAAAGAAGTAAGAAACCGGATTGCATCGGTACAATCAACACAGCAGATTACCAAAGCTATGAAAATGGTTTCTGCAGCAAAGTTGAAACGTGCTACCAATGCAATTATCGCTTTACGTCCTTATGCAACTAAACTGAAAGAGATTTTAGGTAATCTATCAGCAAGTTTAGAGGGATCGTCATCGCCTTTTATCCAGGAGCGTGAGCCCAATAAGGTTTTAATTGTTACTGTATCTTCAAACCGTGGTTTGGCTGGTGCTTTTAACATGAACGTAATTAAAGCGGCCAACAATTTAATTGCTGAGAAATATAGCGAACAGTTGAAAAACGGTAACGTTAGCATTATTTCTATTGGTAAGAAAACTCAGGATTTTTACGAAAAACGTAAATACAATGTTATTGGAAACAATAATGAAGTATATTCGGCCTTAACTTTCGAAAATGTAACCAAAATTACAGATGCGATTATGGCTGGTTTTATTAAAGGTGAGTTTGATAAAGTAGAAGTAGTTTATAACCGTTTTAGAAACGCTGCAGTACAATTTATTACTACTGAGCAGTTGTTACCTCTACCTAAAGCAGAAGAAACACCAGCGGATCTTAAAAAGGATAAGAAAACAACAAACGTTGATTATATTTTAGAGCCTTCGCAAGAAGAGATTGTAGAACAATTAATTCCTAAATCAATTAAGATCCAGCTATATAAAGCAGTGTTAGATTCTCATGCTTCTGAGCACGGCGCACGTATGACATCGATGGATAAAGCAACTGAAAATGCAGGTGAGTTATTGAAAGCCTTAAAACTTTCATACAACCAGGCACGTCAGGCAGCAATTACAACTGAGTTAACTGAGATTGTAAGTGGTGCAGCAGCATTGAACGGATAA
- the atpA gene encoding F0F1 ATP synthase subunit alpha: protein MVEVRPDEVSAIIRQQLAGFKSETELEEVGTVLQVGDGIARVYGLTKVQSGELVEFANGLQGIVLNLEEDNVGVVLLGASDEIKEGDTIKRTKKIASIKVGEGMLGRVVNTLGEPLDGKGPILGETYEMPLERKAPGVIYRQPVNEPLQTGIKAIDAMIPIGRGQRELVIGDRQIGKTAVCIDTIINQKEFYEAGQPVFCIYVAIGQKNSTVANIVRTLEENGALPYTVVVAASAADPAPMQFYAPFAGAAIGEFFRDTGKPALIVYDDLSKQAVAYREVSLLLRRPPGREAYPGDVFYLHSRLLERAAKINANDDIAKAMNDLPESIKHIVKGGGSLTALPIIETQAGDVSAYIPTNVISITDGQIFLESNLFNSGIRPAINVGISVSRVGGNAQIKSMKKVAGTLKLDQAQYRELEAFSKFGSDLDAATKSVLDKGARNVEMLKQAQFSPFTVEKQVAIVYAGTKNLMRSVPVNKVKEFETEFLTQLELRHPETLAALKAGKFDDTITGVLDTVAKEISSKY from the coding sequence ATGGTAGAGGTAAGACCAGACGAAGTATCGGCAATTATCAGACAGCAATTGGCGGGCTTCAAATCAGAAACCGAACTGGAAGAAGTTGGTACCGTGTTGCAAGTGGGCGACGGTATTGCCCGTGTTTACGGTTTAACTAAAGTTCAATCGGGAGAGTTAGTTGAATTTGCAAACGGCCTGCAAGGTATCGTATTAAACCTTGAAGAAGATAACGTTGGTGTGGTACTTTTAGGTGCTTCAGACGAGATCAAAGAAGGCGATACGATTAAACGTACCAAAAAAATTGCCTCTATTAAAGTTGGTGAAGGTATGCTTGGCCGCGTAGTAAACACTTTAGGCGAGCCTTTAGATGGTAAAGGTCCGATCTTGGGTGAAACTTACGAAATGCCTTTAGAGCGTAAAGCACCAGGTGTAATTTACCGTCAGCCGGTAAATGAGCCTTTACAAACAGGTATAAAAGCAATCGATGCGATGATTCCAATCGGTCGTGGTCAGCGTGAGTTGGTTATTGGCGATCGTCAGATTGGTAAAACTGCCGTTTGTATCGATACCATTATCAATCAAAAAGAATTTTATGAAGCAGGCCAGCCTGTGTTCTGTATTTATGTAGCTATCGGTCAGAAAAACTCTACCGTTGCTAACATTGTACGTACACTTGAGGAAAACGGCGCTTTACCATATACAGTTGTTGTTGCTGCTTCGGCCGCAGATCCTGCTCCAATGCAGTTCTATGCTCCGTTTGCTGGTGCTGCAATTGGTGAGTTTTTTCGCGATACAGGTAAACCAGCTTTAATTGTTTATGATGATTTATCTAAACAAGCTGTAGCTTACCGTGAGGTATCTTTATTACTTCGTCGTCCACCGGGCCGTGAAGCTTATCCAGGTGACGTTTTCTACTTACATAGTCGTTTGTTAGAAAGAGCTGCGAAAATCAATGCTAACGATGATATCGCTAAAGCAATGAACGATTTACCTGAGTCGATTAAACACATCGTTAAAGGTGGTGGTTCATTAACCGCTTTACCAATTATCGAAACACAAGCGGGTGACGTTTCTGCATATATCCCAACCAACGTAATTTCAATTACCGATGGTCAGATCTTCTTAGAGTCGAACTTGTTCAACTCAGGTATCCGTCCGGCAATTAACGTAGGTATCTCGGTATCACGTGTTGGTGGTAATGCGCAGATCAAATCAATGAAAAAAGTAGCAGGTACTTTAAAGTTAGACCAGGCTCAATACCGCGAGTTAGAGGCTTTCTCTAAATTCGGTTCTGATTTAGATGCTGCAACTAAATCGGTATTGGATAAAGGTGCACGTAACGTAGAAATGTTGAAACAAGCACAGTTCTCTCCATTTACTGTTGAGAAACAAGTTGCAATTGTTTACGCTGGTACTAAAAACTTAATGCGTAGCGTTCCGGTTAATAAAGTAAAAGAATTTGAAACTGAATTCTTAACTCAATTGGAATTACGTCATCCAGAAACTTTAGCGGCATTAAAAGCTGGTAAATTTGATGATACTATCACTGGTGTTTTAGATACCGTAGCAAAAGAGATTTCAAGTAAATACTAG
- the atpH gene encoding ATP synthase F1 subunit delta — protein MSEIKVAGRYAKSLIDLAVENNALESAYSDMVLFEKVVDETPELEAILKNPIVPLDKKTGILNGIFADKVSKLTISFFKIVVSKGRSAILFATAKQFIQQYNLIKGIVTADVTTAATLSPEAKEQIIAIVKKELGANQVIVNEKINEKLIGGFILKVGDKQFDASIASGLSKLKKEFAQ, from the coding sequence ATGTCAGAAATTAAAGTTGCAGGCAGATATGCCAAATCATTAATAGACCTAGCCGTTGAAAACAATGCGTTAGAATCAGCTTATAGTGATATGGTTTTGTTTGAAAAAGTGGTTGATGAAACTCCTGAACTAGAAGCAATATTAAAAAACCCGATTGTACCTTTAGATAAGAAAACTGGTATTTTAAACGGAATTTTTGCAGATAAGGTAAGCAAATTAACCATCTCGTTTTTCAAGATTGTGGTAAGCAAAGGTCGCTCTGCGATTTTATTTGCAACAGCAAAACAGTTTATACAACAATATAATTTAATTAAGGGGATTGTTACTGCTGATGTAACTACTGCAGCTACTTTAAGCCCTGAGGCTAAAGAGCAGATTATAGCGATTGTAAAAAAAGAATTAGGCGCCAACCAGGTTATTGTTAACGAAAAAATTAACGAGAAGCTAATTGGTGGTTTTATATTAAAAGTTGGCGATAAGCAATTTGATGCCAGTATCGCCAGCGGTTTAAGTAAACTTAAAAAAGAATTTGCGCAGTAA
- a CDS encoding F0F1 ATP synthase subunit B, translated as MELVTPSIGLVFWTSLAFICLLILLRKFAWKPILGAIHEREQSIDEALNKAELAKQEMARLTSQNQDLMQQARAERDEILKEAKTLKDGILNEAKKQAQVEGAKLIEKAKIEIENQKKAALAEVKDQVSSLSLEIAERVLRTQLDDKTKQEALVANLLKDVELN; from the coding sequence ATGGAATTAGTAACCCCAAGCATAGGATTGGTTTTTTGGACATCGTTAGCATTCATCTGCTTATTGATCTTACTTAGAAAATTTGCATGGAAACCTATTTTAGGTGCAATTCACGAACGTGAGCAAAGTATTGATGAGGCCCTTAACAAAGCGGAATTAGCTAAGCAGGAAATGGCACGTTTAACCAGCCAGAATCAGGATTTGATGCAGCAGGCGCGTGCTGAACGTGATGAGATTTTAAAGGAAGCTAAAACCTTGAAAGATGGTATCCTGAACGAAGCTAAAAAACAAGCTCAGGTTGAAGGTGCTAAATTGATTGAGAAAGCTAAAATCGAGATCGAAAACCAAAAGAAAGCAGCTTTAGCTGAAGTTAAAGATCAGGTTTCTTCTTTATCATTAGAAATTGCTGAACGTGTATTGCGTACTCAGTTAGATGATAAAACCAAACAGGAAGCTTTAGTAGCTAACTTGTTAAAAGACGTTGAATTAAACTAA